A region of the Drosophila subobscura isolate 14011-0131.10 chromosome J, UCBerk_Dsub_1.0, whole genome shotgun sequence genome:
CACGTACAAGTGTGTGGTGTATGGGAATGCTGGCACTGAGGATACTTCCAAGGAGATAAACGTATTCGTCATGGAAGTGCCACAAGTGAGCATTGATTTCGCCAAGGCTGTGGGTGCCAGCAAGATATTCCTCAATTGGACAGTAAACGACGGCAACGATCCCATCCAGAAGTACTTCATTTCATTCTCCCAACAAGGATCGCCCACATACACTTACTACAAGGATATAATTAATGGCAACAATACGTCGTACATTCTGGAATCATTCCTGCCCAACACCACCTACTCCCTGCGCATACTGGGCAAGAACTCAATCGGAGATGGAGCACCCAATCAGTATCCCGTGGCCATCACAACCCTCTCCTTTGATCCCATATTTATTCCGAAAGTGGAAACGACTGGCAGCACAGCGTCCACGATCACCATAGGCTGGAGTCCGCCGCCCCAAGATATCATCGAATACATCCAATACTACGAACTGATTGTGTCCGAGTCGGGGGAGGTGCCCAAGCTGATTGAGGAGACAATTCACCAGCAAAACTCCAGAAATCTGCCCTACATGTTTGACAATCTGAAAACGGCCACAGAGTACGAGTTCCGAGTGCGTGCCTGCAGTGATCTAACCAAGACCTGTGGTCCCTGGTCGGATGTCGTGAATGGCACCACCATGGACGGTGTGTCGACAAAGCCCACAAATCTGACCATCAATTGCCATCATCACAACAATTCCAGACTCAATTCCATATCGATAAGTTGGAATTACCCCAAGGTGCCAAATGGGAAGATTATTTCATATTTGATTACCCTGGAGGGCAACTATAGGTACACAGTCGAGAGCAATGTATTCAACGAGAAGTGGGGACCAAAGATACGACGAGTGGATGAGCCACACCACAAGACCACCTACGATGGTGTTAGCCCAAACACAAACTACTCCGTGACCGTTTCGGCCATCACGCGACACAAGAAGAACGGGGAATTGGCGGGCGGACATTGTATGATGCCCGTGTCAACGCCTGATGTCGTTGGCCGCACAATGTGGTCGAAGATTAAACATGGCTCGAAATATCTCTTGAAATTGTATCTGCCCAAAATCAGCGAACGCAACGGACCCATATGCTGCTATAGATTGTATCTGGTGAAGATAACGAATGCCAACAAGGAATTGCCAACGCCAGACAAGCTCAACATCGACACATACCATCAGGTGCACAGCGAGAATGCCACCAAGGCGTACGCTTATATAGCGGAGATGATCAGCAGCAAATACTTTAAGCCGGAAATCTTTCTGGGCGATGGCAATCGATTTGTGGAGCACGCAGAACTCATGGACAACGATGAGATATGCCGCAGATGCTTGGAGGGCACAGCATTCCTCAGGAAGTCTGAGCTGCCACAGAAAACACCAATGGGCTCCCTTTCACGTACGATATCCTCAGACTTTGTAGTACCCAAAATGCTAATATTTCCCTTTGTTTCTTGCAGATTCCGAGTTCCGCATTTCATCGCAAAAGGAGCAACTGATTAAAGCCGGCAACTTGacagaaaatgcatttaaaatattggaaaataaaaagcgCATCAGACGCAACACACTTAATCCGAATAGTGAACAGAATTCCAGCTCCAATCCGATCCAAGATGTTCTGCCAACGCCTGCGGCTGTGCACGAAATATGGGACGGCGAGATAGATATTAATGCCAATTATACAGGATTTTTGGAAATAGTTGGTAAGCTCTGCTGGCATGCCCTTTAAATGCATTCTTTCTAGTtgcatttaatatattttcaacaGTGCGCGACGTGAATGGTCCGCTCTTGGCATACAGCGATTATTTTGATGTAATTACGCCAGCCACAGAAGCGGAGCCAAATCATGCGATGAAGGATATGGACTACTATTTGAATATTGGCATTAAAGCGGGCGCCATACTATTTGGCATAATCATTGTCTTCTTTACACTATGGATATTCCATCACAACAAGACTAAAAATGCAATGCCTGGAGAGGATGCATTGACATTAAGAGATTCCTTGAGGTAAGTTACGCTTTGCAGATAGAAttggtataaaaacaaatatatttccctTTGTCTATTATTAGAGCTTTCTTCGGACGTCGTAGCCACAATCACAGTCACTTTATTACGTCTGGAAACCACAAGGGTTTCGATACTGGACCCATACAACGATTTGAACTGGAAACTGCTTATAAAAATCGTCACAAAGACACGGACTATGGATTCCTGCGAGAATATGAAATGCTGCCGAATCGCTTTAGCGACCGAACAACGAAAAATAGTGACATTAAGGAGAACGCATGCAAAAATAGATACCCCGACATTAAGGCCTATGATCAGACTCGCGTGAAACTGGCAACAGCCAACGGACTGCAATCAACCGATTATATTAATGCCAACTTTGTCATTGGCTACAAGGAGCGGAAGAAGTTTATCTGTGCACAGGGGCCCATGGAGAGCACCATAGATGACTTCTGGCGCATGATATGGGAACAGCATCTGGAGATAATTGTGATGCTGACCAATTTGGAGGAATATAATAAGGCAAAGTGCGCCAAGTATTGGCCTGAGAAAGTATTTGATACGAAGCAGTTTGGAGATATTTTAGTGAAATTCACACAAGAACGAAAGACTGGCGACTATGTGGTACGCACTTTGAATGTTTCGAAGAGCAACCTAATTGGCGATGAGGAAGATCGCAGAGAGATTACCCAATACCACTATTTAACGTGGAAGGATTTTATGGCACCCGAACACCCGCATGGCATTATCAAATTTATACGACAGATTAACTCCGTTTACTCGCTGCAACGGGGACCCATTTTAGTGCATTGCAGTGCCGGTGTGGGTAGAACTGGTACGCTAGTCGCTTTAGATTCGCTTATACAACAATTGGAGGAAGAAGACTCGGTTTCGATATACAACACAGTCTGTGACTTGCGGCATCAGCGCAATTTTTTAGTTCAGTCTCTGGTAGGTCGAAAAATGATCAATATTAATTttgataatatatttattattttatttttaaattttcttccAGAAACAATACATTTTTCTATATCGCGCTTTGCTAGACACTGGAACTTTTGGAAATACGGATTTATGTATTAATTCAATGGCATCAACAATTGAATCACTAAAGCGAAAACCAAATGagggcaaatgcaaattggaaatggaattcgAGGTAAGTGCTAAGAAGATTTGGTACACGTTTCGTACATTCTCTTTTGAATTATTCGCTTGTGCGCctcgactctcgactcgaTTCGAGTTCACCTCCGAATTATATGAAAATCTTGTTATGCTATTCCAGAAACTATTAATCACCATGGAAGAGGTAAACAAATCATGCTCGGTGGGCGAAAACGTAGAGAACAATTCAAAGAATCGAAGCCTAGAGATTATTCCATACGATCGTAATAGAGTGAGTATTTAATAATAGTAAATATGTTGCCTTATAATACctaagttttaattgaattccagGTTATATTGACCCCACTTCCTATGAGAGAAAACTCGACTTATATTAACGCCTCGTTTATTGAGGGCTACGACAATAGTGAAACCTTCATTATTGCCCAAGATCCACTTGAGGGCACCGTTGGCGATTTCTGGCGAATGATCTCAGAGCAAAGTATTTCCACGCTTGTAATGATATCTGAGGTAAGTCAGAAAACTATAACCAAAACGCTCTGTGACTTATACATTCTTCCAATTGTATAGATTGGAGATGGTCAAAGGAAATGTCCACGCTATTGGGCCGATGATGAGATCCAATATGATCATATACTTGTGAAATATGTGCACAGCGAGAACTGCCCCTACTATACGCGGCGTGAATTCTATGTAACGAACTGCAAAATCGACGACACATTGAAGGTAACACAATTCCAGTACAATGGATGGCCAACCGTCGATGGGGAAGTTCCTGAAGTATGTCGAGGAATCATCGAACTTGTGGATCAAGCATACAACCATTacaaaagccataaaaatattgGTTGTCGATCGCCCCTCACAGTTCATTGCAGGTAATTGATTTTAAAGGGGAAACTTTTATCATTTCCGATTTAATATGTTTACAATGTTTATCCCACAGTCTCGGAACTGATCGAAGTTCTAT
Encoded here:
- the LOC117893817 gene encoding tyrosine-protein phosphatase 69D gives rise to the protein MALLLFRRMSMLSNSILIYIFLCTIFVHGYKKQEWAEIGRNFSLECTTEDEKATWIFGNKTIDEKTTRLKIQTMPNANVSETENRTHAFVSRLLFADVNMSDAGNYTCKHSATNDSIAFNVQTYLPAKIVHSTADKIRRKIGQDVVLFCLVEVYPQNETIHKNLKWLKDGSTYEFMDNFSSIVKLNETHLNFTLEFTEVYKKENGTYKCVVYGNAGTEDTSKEINVFVMEVPQVSIDFAKAVGASKIFLNWTVNDGNDPIQKYFISFSQQGSPTYTYYKDIINGNNTSYILESFLPNTTYSLRILGKNSIGDGAPNQYPVAITTLSFDPIFIPKVETTGSTASTITIGWSPPPQDIIEYIQYYELIVSESGEVPKLIEETIHQQNSRNLPYMFDNLKTATEYEFRVRACSDLTKTCGPWSDVVNGTTMDGVSTKPTNLTINCHHHNNSRLNSISISWNYPKVPNGKIISYLITLEGNYRYTVESNVFNEKWGPKIRRVDEPHHKTTYDGVSPNTNYSVTVSAITRHKKNGELAGGHCMMPVSTPDVVGRTMWSKIKHGSKYLLKLYLPKISERNGPICCYRLYLVKITNANKELPTPDKLNIDTYHQVHSENATKAYAYIAEMISSKYFKPEIFLGDGNRFVEHAELMDNDEICRRCLEGTAFLRKSELPQKTPMGSLSHSEFRISSQKEQLIKAGNLTENAFKILENKKRIRRNTLNPNSEQNSSSNPIQDVLPTPAAVHEIWDGEIDINANYTGFLEIVVRDVNGPLLAYSDYFDVITPATEAEPNHAMKDMDYYLNIGIKAGAILFGIIIVFFTLWIFHHNKTKNAMPGEDALTLRDSLRAFFGRRSHNHSHFITSGNHKGFDTGPIQRFELETAYKNRHKDTDYGFLREYEMLPNRFSDRTTKNSDIKENACKNRYPDIKAYDQTRVKLATANGLQSTDYINANFVIGYKERKKFICAQGPMESTIDDFWRMIWEQHLEIIVMLTNLEEYNKAKCAKYWPEKVFDTKQFGDILVKFTQERKTGDYVVRTLNVSKSNLIGDEEDRREITQYHYLTWKDFMAPEHPHGIIKFIRQINSVYSLQRGPILVHCSAGVGRTGTLVALDSLIQQLEEEDSVSIYNTVCDLRHQRNFLVQSLKQYIFLYRALLDTGTFGNTDLCINSMASTIESLKRKPNEGKCKLEMEFEKLLITMEEVNKSCSVGENVENNSKNRSLEIIPYDRNRVILTPLPMRENSTYINASFIEGYDNSETFIIAQDPLEGTVGDFWRMISEQSISTLVMISEIGDGQRKCPRYWADDEIQYDHILVKYVHSENCPYYTRREFYVTNCKIDDTLKVTQFQYNGWPTVDGEVPEVCRGIIELVDQAYNHYKSHKNIGCRSPLTVHCSLGTDRSSIFVAMCILVQHLRLEKSVDICATTRKLRSQRPGLINSYAQYEFLHRAIMNYSDLHHLSESIED